Proteins from a genomic interval of bacterium:
- a CDS encoding DsrE family protein, which translates to MNTNVILVAHRHLGTADEVTAKLLQSSADELGEKLYLNFWRTLAEGTHRPRSICFLHQAVKSLLPDSPVLDALKILANDGVSIYACRTCCDYYKITEQVVIGKIVSMGDIQQELFTGSVLSL; encoded by the coding sequence ATGAATACCAATGTCATTTTAGTCGCCCACCGTCACTTGGGTACTGCTGATGAAGTTACTGCAAAGCTCTTGCAGAGCAGTGCCGATGAATTAGGTGAAAAGCTCTATTTGAATTTTTGGCGAACATTGGCGGAGGGGACCCACCGCCCCCGTTCGATTTGTTTCCTTCATCAGGCGGTAAAGTCGTTGCTGCCTGATTCACCGGTGCTTGACGCATTGAAAATTCTTGCTAACGATGGCGTTTCGATTTACGCCTGCCGGACGTGTTGCGACTATTACAAGATTACCGAACAAGTCGTTATCGGGAAAATTGTATCGATGGGCGACATCCAACAGGAATTGTTCACCGGTTCGGTTTTATCGCTGTAG
- a CDS encoding alanine dehydrogenase — MDISLLKESYPEETRVLLNPAGVGALVAAGHRVYVQTGAGDHAGWSDAEYLAKGATITYSMAEAISRSELVAKVLPPSKEEIELLEPDQLLFSFLLITAMPKAAVAQLSERRITAIAMESMMLQNGSHPVREAMSEIGGRLAVQFAGTHLQTNHGGRGILLPSLPGVPGAQVAILGAGAAGIAAARAAVGAGARVLLLERYPERLRALPDTLFVHLETMAAIPDNISRVCQFVDALISTVHMEDSPAPHVVSAEMVKTMKPGSVLVDLSIDQGGSAETSRPTSLRNPVYVKENVTHICVPNLPSAVGRTASHVLTNIITDEILQIADFGLQDMLTKSSMIRNGLSIWQGKATRQTIAEFTGLEAIDFPMN; from the coding sequence ATGGACATTTCCCTGCTCAAGGAATCGTATCCTGAGGAAACACGAGTCTTACTAAATCCGGCGGGGGTCGGCGCACTGGTTGCAGCCGGACACCGGGTCTATGTACAAACCGGCGCGGGTGATCATGCCGGCTGGAGCGATGCCGAGTATCTGGCGAAAGGGGCTACTATCACCTATTCGATGGCGGAAGCGATCAGCCGTTCGGAATTGGTGGCAAAAGTACTACCCCCCTCGAAAGAAGAAATTGAATTACTCGAGCCGGATCAACTGCTCTTTTCGTTCCTGCTGATTACCGCGATGCCGAAAGCTGCGGTAGCACAGCTTAGTGAACGCCGGATTACTGCAATTGCGATGGAATCGATGATGCTGCAAAACGGTTCCCATCCGGTACGTGAAGCGATGAGTGAAATCGGCGGACGATTAGCAGTTCAATTTGCTGGAACGCATTTGCAAACCAATCATGGCGGGCGCGGGATTCTGCTCCCATCATTACCGGGAGTGCCGGGGGCGCAAGTCGCCATTCTCGGCGCAGGTGCTGCGGGAATTGCGGCGGCGCGGGCAGCCGTCGGTGCGGGGGCACGGGTACTATTGTTGGAACGCTATCCGGAACGGTTACGCGCACTACCCGATACGCTGTTTGTTCATCTCGAAACGATGGCGGCAATTCCTGATAACATTTCCCGAGTGTGCCAATTCGTTGATGCACTAATCAGCACGGTACACATGGAAGACAGCCCAGCGCCGCACGTTGTCTCGGCGGAAATGGTGAAGACGATGAAACCGGGCAGCGTATTAGTTGATTTATCCATCGACCAAGGCGGTTCAGCGGAAACATCGCGACCGACTTCGTTGCGAAATCCGGTATACGTCAAAGAAAATGTCACTCACATTTGTGTACCGAACTTACCCTCTGCCGTGGGACGAACGGCTTCGCATGTACTAACGAATATTATCACCGACGAGATCCTGCAAATCGCGGATTTTGGATTACAGGACATGCTTACAAAATCATCGATGATCCGGAATGGTTTATCGATTTGGCAAGGGAAAGCGACCCGGCAGACTATTGCAGAGTTTACCGGTCTTGAAGCAATTGATTTTCCAATGAATTAA